From one Flavobacterium kingsejongi genomic stretch:
- the tgt gene encoding tRNA guanosine(34) transglycosylase Tgt → MKFDFVTKDPHTKARAGAITTDHGVIETPIFMPVGTVASVKGVHQRELKEEINPDIILGNTYHLYLRPKTEILEKAGGLHKFMNWDRNILTDSGGYQVYSLSANRKIKEEGVKFKSHIDGSYHFFTPENVMEIQRTIGADIIMAFDECTPYPCDYRYAQRSMHMTHRWLDRCINHLEKLPFKYGYEQTFFPIVQGSTYKDLRMQSAEYIANSGQQGNAIGGLSVGEPAEEMYAMTEVVCDILPEDKPRYLMGVGTPINILENIALGVDMFDCVMPTRNARNGMLFTAHGTINIKNRKWEDDFSPLDENGTTFVDREYSKAYLRHLFAANEYLGKQIATIHNLGFYMWLVREARKHIIGGDFRVWKEMMVKQMDKRL, encoded by the coding sequence ATGAAGTTCGATTTTGTTACGAAAGACCCGCATACCAAAGCAAGAGCGGGCGCGATTACTACGGATCACGGTGTTATTGAAACGCCTATTTTTATGCCTGTTGGTACAGTGGCTTCTGTTAAGGGCGTACACCAGCGGGAATTAAAAGAAGAAATCAATCCGGATATTATTCTGGGAAACACCTACCATCTTTATCTTCGGCCGAAAACTGAAATTCTGGAGAAGGCTGGTGGACTGCACAAGTTCATGAACTGGGATCGTAATATCCTTACTGATTCGGGAGGCTACCAGGTGTATTCACTATCCGCCAATCGTAAAATTAAGGAAGAAGGAGTGAAGTTCAAATCGCACATTGACGGTTCGTATCACTTTTTTACACCGGAAAATGTAATGGAAATCCAACGTACTATCGGAGCCGATATCATCATGGCCTTTGACGAGTGTACACCTTATCCTTGTGATTACCGGTATGCACAACGTTCGATGCACATGACCCACAGATGGCTGGACCGTTGTATCAATCATTTGGAAAAATTGCCATTTAAATATGGCTATGAACAGACTTTTTTCCCGATTGTACAGGGAAGTACCTATAAAGACCTGCGCATGCAGTCTGCAGAATATATTGCCAACTCCGGGCAACAGGGGAATGCTATCGGTGGATTATCGGTAGGGGAACCTGCAGAAGAAATGTATGCCATGACAGAAGTGGTATGTGATATCTTGCCGGAAGACAAACCAAGATACCTGATGGGTGTGGGAACACCGATTAATATTTTGGAAAATATCGCATTGGGCGTGGATATGTTCGACTGTGTTATGCCGACGCGTAATGCCAGAAACGGAATGTTATTTACAGCACACGGAACCATTAATATCAAAAACAGAAAATGGGAAGATGATTTTTCTCCATTGGATGAAAACGGAACTACTTTTGTAGACCGTGAATATTCTAAGGCGTACCTGAGGCACCTTTTTGCAGCCAATGAATACCTTGGAAAACAAATTGCGACCATTCACAATCTTGGATTCTATATGTGGCTTGTTCGTGAAGCGAGAAAGCATATCATTGGCGGAGATTTCAGGGTGTGGAAGGAAATGATGGTAAAACAAATGGATAAAAGGCTGTAA
- a CDS encoding acetyl-CoA carboxylase carboxyltransferase subunit alpha produces MEYLDFELPIKELEDQLDKCQVIGQESDVDVTQTCKQIEKKLEETKKKIYKNLTAWQRVQMSRHPGRPYTMDHVRALCGDTFLELFGDRNFKDDKAMIGGLGKIGGQSFMIVGQQKGYNTKTRQYRNFGMANPEGYRKALRLMKMAEKFGIPVLTLIDTPGAYPGLEAEERGQGEAIARNIFEMIRLKTPIITVIVGEGASGGALGIGVGDKVYMLENTWYSVISPESCSSILWRSWEFKEQAAEALKLTSFDMKKQKLIDDIIPEPLGGAHFDRETTFKSVQEYVLKGFNELKDLSTEKLIAQRMDKYSKMGEFKE; encoded by the coding sequence ATGGAATATTTAGATTTTGAACTTCCAATAAAAGAACTTGAAGACCAATTGGACAAGTGTCAGGTTATTGGTCAGGAGTCAGATGTTGACGTTACCCAGACTTGTAAACAGATTGAAAAAAAACTAGAAGAAACAAAAAAGAAAATATATAAAAACCTTACAGCATGGCAACGTGTTCAGATGTCCAGGCATCCGGGCCGTCCTTACACCATGGATCACGTTAGGGCTCTTTGTGGTGATACATTCCTGGAACTTTTCGGGGATCGTAACTTTAAAGACGACAAAGCCATGATTGGTGGATTGGGCAAAATTGGAGGACAGTCTTTTATGATTGTCGGCCAGCAAAAAGGCTACAATACCAAAACCCGTCAGTACCGTAATTTTGGTATGGCCAATCCGGAAGGATATCGTAAAGCATTACGCTTGATGAAAATGGCAGAGAAATTTGGTATCCCGGTTTTAACCTTAATCGATACTCCCGGAGCCTATCCTGGATTAGAAGCTGAGGAAAGAGGACAGGGCGAAGCTATTGCGCGTAATATTTTTGAAATGATCCGCCTAAAAACACCAATTATCACTGTTATTGTGGGTGAAGGTGCTTCCGGTGGTGCATTGGGAATAGGCGTAGGGGATAAAGTTTACATGTTGGAAAATACCTGGTATTCTGTAATTTCTCCTGAATCCTGCTCCTCCATCTTATGGAGAAGTTGGGAATTCAAAGAACAGGCTGCCGAAGCTCTGAAACTGACTTCTTTTGATATGAAAAAACAAAAACTGATTGATGATATTATTCCGGAGCCTCTTGGTGGCGCTCATTTTGACCGGGAAACTACTTTCAAATCAGTACAGGAATATGTATTGAAAGGATTCAATGAACTGAAAGACTTATCAACAGAGAAGTTAATCGCTCAAAGAATGGACAAATACAGTAAGATGGGCGAATTTAAAGAGTAA
- a CDS encoding LptF/LptG family permease encodes MKKIDLYILKRYLATFSVMLLLFIPIGIVIDVSEKINKILEAKVPFLAVAKYYLDFTIYFANLLFPIFLFLSVIWFTSKLANNTEIIAILSSGISFTRFLRPYIVGATLISIFALIMGFFLVPNASQGFNDFRYTYLKKNAEVRENSDVFKQIGDDEFIHVKSFNPVTKIGNDFTMEKFEKGVLKYKVQASRIKFNPKDSIYTLTNFTKRKVGDLDDTLIVNVPSKDTVFAFDLDDLTPVIYIAETLSITELDKFIEKERERGSSNINTYRVVKYKKYSIPVSAFILTIIAVSVSSMKRRGGMGINLALGIGLAFTFIFFDKIFGTMAEKSSFPPIIAVWIPNFTFGLLAIYLLRNAKR; translated from the coding sequence ATGAAGAAAATCGATTTATACATTCTGAAGCGATACCTCGCGACCTTTTCCGTGATGTTATTACTCTTTATACCGATTGGAATTGTAATTGACGTTTCTGAAAAAATCAATAAAATACTGGAAGCCAAAGTCCCATTTTTGGCTGTGGCCAAATATTACCTGGATTTTACGATTTATTTTGCCAACCTGTTGTTCCCAATTTTCTTATTCCTTTCCGTAATCTGGTTTACCTCCAAGTTAGCCAATAATACCGAAATCATTGCGATTTTAAGTTCGGGAATCTCTTTTACGAGGTTTTTGCGGCCTTATATTGTCGGTGCGACGCTGATTTCGATCTTTGCGCTGATTATGGGGTTCTTCCTAGTGCCAAATGCCAGCCAGGGCTTTAATGATTTTCGGTATACGTATCTCAAAAAGAATGCGGAAGTCCGGGAAAACTCGGATGTATTCAAGCAGATTGGCGACGATGAATTCATCCACGTAAAAAGTTTTAATCCCGTGACCAAAATCGGGAATGACTTTACGATGGAAAAATTTGAAAAAGGCGTACTGAAATACAAAGTGCAGGCCTCCCGCATTAAATTCAATCCCAAAGATAGTATTTACACCCTGACAAACTTTACCAAAAGGAAAGTTGGGGATCTTGATGATACGCTTATTGTAAATGTACCTTCAAAAGATACCGTTTTTGCCTTTGACCTCGACGATCTTACTCCGGTGATCTATATTGCAGAAACACTTTCGATTACCGAATTGGATAAGTTTATCGAAAAGGAACGCGAAAGGGGATCTTCCAATATTAATACCTACCGGGTTGTAAAATACAAAAAATACAGTATTCCGGTTTCGGCATTCATCCTGACCATTATTGCGGTTTCGGTATCTTCGATGAAAAGAAGGGGTGGAATGGGAATTAACCTGGCCTTAGGGATAGGACTGGCCTTTACCTTTATATTCTTTGATAAAATATTTGGAACGATGGCCGAAAAGTCCAGTTTCCCACCTATAATTGCAGTCTGGATTCCTAATTTTACTTTCGGATTGCTGGCTATCTATCTTCTACGAAATGCCAAACGATAA
- the dnaB gene encoding replicative DNA helicase: protein MENLKNLNPVRTDKSAIINLEKGKLPPQALDLEEAVLGAMMIDKKGVDEVIDILQPEAFYKEAHKHIFEAVVQLFNDSQPIDLLTVSSQLRKNAKLELAGGDFYLIQLTQKISSSAHIEFHSRIILQKFIQRSLIKISSEIIEESYDDATDVFDLLDKAESKLYEVTQGNIKRSSETAQSLVIQAKKRIEEIANKEGLSGIATGFDKLDKLTSGWQPSDLIIIAARPGMGKTAFVLSMARNVAIDGNHPVALFSLEMSSVQLITRLISSETGLSSEKLRTGKLEKHEWEQLSIKVKDLEKAPLFIDDTPSLSIFDLRAKARRLASQHGIKLIVIDYLQLMTAGGSKGGGNREQEISTISRNLKALAKELSVPVIALSQLSRAVETRGSSKRPLLSDLRESGAIEQDADIVSFIYRPEYYKIDEWDDDEHTPTQGQAEFIVAKHRNGGLDNIRLKFIGNLGKFDNLEEFNGDFNDLPSKMNHDENPFITKNLPSANDAFGSNMNSIDDDSDVPF, encoded by the coding sequence ATGGAAAATCTCAAGAATTTAAACCCGGTACGAACAGATAAATCTGCGATCATCAACCTGGAAAAAGGAAAGCTGCCGCCCCAGGCACTCGACCTTGAAGAAGCCGTACTCGGCGCAATGATGATTGATAAAAAAGGGGTAGATGAGGTAATCGATATTTTACAACCCGAAGCCTTTTACAAAGAGGCACACAAGCATATTTTTGAGGCTGTAGTACAGCTTTTCAACGATTCACAACCTATTGACTTATTAACAGTTTCTTCCCAGCTTCGGAAGAATGCAAAACTGGAACTTGCCGGCGGTGATTTTTACCTGATCCAGCTGACCCAGAAAATTTCATCTTCCGCGCATATCGAATTTCACTCGCGTATTATATTGCAGAAATTCATTCAGCGCAGCCTTATTAAAATTTCTTCGGAAATTATTGAGGAATCCTATGATGATGCTACCGATGTTTTTGACCTGCTTGATAAGGCAGAATCTAAATTGTATGAGGTAACGCAGGGTAATATTAAGCGAAGTTCAGAGACCGCACAGAGTTTGGTGATTCAGGCGAAAAAGCGAATTGAAGAAATCGCTAATAAAGAAGGCCTCAGTGGGATTGCGACAGGATTTGACAAGCTCGATAAGCTGACTTCAGGTTGGCAGCCGAGTGACTTGATCATTATTGCAGCCCGTCCTGGTATGGGGAAAACAGCATTCGTACTATCCATGGCCCGTAACGTTGCGATTGATGGAAATCATCCCGTAGCACTATTCTCCCTGGAGATGTCCTCTGTACAGTTGATTACCCGTTTGATTTCGTCTGAAACCGGATTGTCTTCGGAGAAACTCCGTACAGGAAAATTAGAAAAACACGAGTGGGAGCAATTGAGTATCAAAGTGAAAGACCTGGAAAAGGCTCCGCTTTTTATTGATGATACCCCGTCGTTGTCTATTTTTGATTTACGTGCCAAGGCAAGGCGTCTCGCCTCCCAACACGGAATTAAACTTATTGTAATTGACTACCTCCAGCTGATGACTGCGGGGGGAAGTAAAGGGGGCGGAAACCGTGAGCAGGAAATCTCGACCATTTCCCGAAACCTTAAGGCACTCGCGAAGGAACTTAGTGTTCCCGTGATTGCACTTTCACAGTTATCACGTGCGGTAGAGACCCGTGGATCGAGTAAACGACCACTGCTTTCTGACCTTCGTGAATCGGGAGCGATTGAGCAGGATGCGGATATCGTATCCTTTATCTACCGTCCGGAATATTATAAAATTGATGAGTGGGATGATGATGAGCATACCCCAACACAAGGACAGGCAGAGTTTATTGTGGCGAAACACAGGAATGGTGGTTTGGATAATATCCGTTTGAAATTTATCGGTAACCTGGGTAAATTTGATAACCTTGAAGAATTTAATGGGGACTTTAATGACCTGCCATCAAAAATGAATCATGATGAGAATCCATTTATCACTAAAAACCTACCTTCGGCAAACGATGCCTTTGGCAGTAATATGAATAGTATTGATGATGATAGCGATGTTCCGTTTTAA
- a CDS encoding DMT family transporter, whose protein sequence is MPNDNLKSYLQLHLIVFIWGFTAILGALISLDALPLVWFRMSLAVVFIALYVYFKKIPLRIPLRTVVGLLIAGLVIALHWLTFFMAIKVSNVSVTLACISTGAFFTALLEPLFYKKKVIWYEVLFGVIVVIGLGIIFKVETKYIEGIALALTSAFLSASFSIINGTFAKTYNPSLISFYEIAGGVLFLSIFLLCTGGFSADFFTLTASDWGWLLLLSSICTAYAFIGSVKVMKFISPYTVMLTINLEPVYGITLAVLFFPGKEKMSFEFYIGALVILSTVIMNVIIKNYKKKAVA, encoded by the coding sequence ATGCCAAACGATAATTTAAAAAGCTATCTTCAATTGCATCTTATTGTATTTATTTGGGGATTTACGGCAATACTGGGTGCTTTAATTTCACTGGATGCCTTGCCTTTAGTATGGTTTAGAATGTCACTTGCTGTGGTTTTCATTGCGCTGTATGTGTACTTTAAGAAAATACCACTACGCATTCCTTTGCGTACTGTTGTTGGATTGCTGATTGCGGGATTGGTCATTGCACTGCACTGGCTCACCTTTTTTATGGCGATCAAAGTCTCTAATGTATCGGTAACGCTGGCATGTATTTCGACAGGTGCTTTTTTTACAGCGCTGCTGGAGCCACTTTTTTATAAAAAGAAAGTGATTTGGTATGAAGTGCTTTTTGGTGTTATTGTGGTCATTGGCCTTGGCATTATTTTTAAGGTGGAGACGAAATATATAGAAGGCATAGCCCTGGCGCTGACTTCCGCCTTTTTATCAGCATCATTTTCGATCATCAACGGGACATTTGCAAAAACCTATAACCCGTCCTTGATTTCCTTTTATGAAATTGCAGGAGGAGTACTTTTTCTAAGTATTTTTCTACTGTGTACCGGTGGGTTTTCTGCAGATTTTTTTACGCTGACCGCCTCCGACTGGGGATGGTTATTACTACTGAGCTCTATCTGTACGGCCTATGCTTTTATCGGATCGGTGAAAGTAATGAAATTCATAAGCCCTTACACCGTAATGCTTACCATTAACCTGGAGCCCGTTTATGGGATTACGCTGGCGGTACTGTTTTTTCCGGGTAAAGAAAAAATGAGTTTTGAGTTTTATATCGGTGCTCTGGTCATCCTTTCGACCGTCATCATGAATGTAATTATTAAGAACTACAAAAAGAAAGCTGTTGCATAA
- a CDS encoding IS256 family transposase yields the protein MIEDGKLPKDFAKQFKNKEDFHTFFQDLYKQGIEQLLQGELDAHLGYEKHNIDGYNTGNSRNGSFSKNIKSETLGNMVLAIPRDRNGEFEPQVIGKGQSMSEKIEDAILGMYSRGMTRSDIVEQVKEVYGISVSESTISTISDRILADVDLWTKRALEPQYLIVWMDAVHMKVRTDGKYENHAIYIVIGLKTDGKKEVLGMWLNKEESASFWMTVLSDIKSRGVKDILIACTDNLTGFTKAIRGVFPNTESQLCIVHQIRNSLKFVVVKDRKAFCSAMKEVYTAINQEEAVLALAEFKKNWEAKYKYAVCSWEKNWENLMPFLAYPAEIRKIMYTTNTIENLNRGIRKYTKTKVQFPDEKSVKKSVYLAIQNCEKSWINAIPSWGLIMNQFLVIFGERCNIKH from the coding sequence ATGATCGAAGATGGTAAATTACCCAAAGATTTTGCAAAGCAATTTAAAAACAAAGAAGACTTCCATACTTTTTTTCAAGACCTGTATAAACAAGGCATTGAACAACTACTCCAGGGAGAATTGGATGCTCATCTGGGATATGAGAAGCATAATATTGACGGATACAATACAGGCAATAGCCGTAATGGTTCTTTCTCAAAGAATATAAAATCAGAGACTTTGGGCAATATGGTCCTGGCTATTCCCCGGGATAGAAATGGTGAATTCGAGCCTCAGGTCATCGGAAAAGGCCAATCGATGAGTGAAAAGATTGAAGATGCTATTTTAGGAATGTACAGTCGTGGAATGACCCGTAGTGATATTGTAGAACAAGTTAAAGAAGTTTATGGGATATCAGTAAGTGAGTCCACGATTTCGACCATCTCTGATAGAATACTGGCTGATGTTGATTTATGGACTAAAAGGGCTTTAGAACCACAGTATCTGATTGTTTGGATGGATGCTGTGCATATGAAAGTAAGAACAGATGGGAAATATGAAAACCATGCAATTTACATTGTAATCGGACTAAAAACAGATGGTAAGAAAGAAGTATTAGGAATGTGGCTAAATAAAGAAGAGTCGGCTTCATTTTGGATGACTGTACTCTCTGACATAAAATCTCGTGGAGTAAAGGATATTCTCATTGCCTGTACAGATAACCTTACCGGATTTACAAAAGCTATCAGAGGTGTTTTTCCAAATACAGAATCCCAGCTTTGCATTGTTCATCAAATAAGGAATAGCCTTAAGTTTGTAGTAGTTAAGGATAGAAAAGCATTTTGCAGTGCAATGAAAGAAGTATATACTGCAATAAATCAGGAAGAAGCCGTTTTAGCTCTGGCTGAATTTAAAAAAAACTGGGAAGCAAAATATAAATATGCCGTTTGCTCCTGGGAAAAGAATTGGGAAAATCTCATGCCTTTTTTGGCCTATCCTGCTGAAATCAGGAAAATAATGTACACCACAAATACAATAGAAAACTTAAACAGGGGAATTAGAAAATATACCAAAACAAAAGTGCAGTTCCCAGATGAAAAAAGCGTCAAGAAATCAGTCTATTTAGCAATACAAAATTGTGAAAAAAGCTGGATAAATGCAATACCAAGCTGGGGATTAATCATGAATCAGTTCTTGGTCATATTTGGAGAAAGGTGTAATATTAAACACTAA
- a CDS encoding T9SS type A sorting domain-containing protein — MTDANSCTTTRNFTITQPSLLTTTGSQTNVSCNGGSNGSASVTVSGGTSGYTYSWSPSGGTAATATGLTAGTYTVTITDASGCTATQSYTLTEPAALTATTSQTNVSCNSGSNGSASVVVTGGTGDYTYVWSPTGGTAATAAGLVAGTYTLTITDENACTITQSVTITEPAALTATTAQTNVSCNSGSNGTASVVVTGGTGDYTYVWSPTGGTAATAAGLTAGTYTVTITDANACTITQSVAITEPAALTATTAQTNVSCNSGSNGTASVVVTGGTGDYTYVWAPTGGTAATATGLTAGTYTVTITDENACTITQSVTITEPAALTATTAQTNVSCNSGSNGTASAVVTGGTGDYTYVWAPTGGTAATATGLTAGTYTVTITDANACTITQSVTITEPAALTATTAQTNVSCNSGSNGSTSVVATGGTGDYTYVWSPTGGTAATATGLTAGTYTVTITDENACTVTQSVTITEPAALTATTAQTNVSCNSGSNGSASVVVTGGTGDYTYVWSPTGGTAATATGLTAGTYTVTITDENACTVTQSVTITAPTAITATTAQTNVSCNAGTNGSASVVATGGTAPYTYAWSPTGGTAATATGLTAGTYTVTITDENACTVTQSVTITAPTAITATTSQTNVSCNAGTNGSASVVATGGTTPYTYAWSPSGGTAATATGLTAGTYTVIITDANACSITKSVTITAPTAITATTAQTNVSCNAGTNGTASVVATGGTAPYTYAWSPSGGTAATATGLTAGTYTVTITDANGCSITKSVTITAPAAITATISQTNVSCNAGTNGSASVVATGGTAPYTYAWSPSGGTAATATGLTAGTYTVTITDANACSITKSVTITAPTAITATTSQTNVSCNAGTNGSASVVATGGTAPYTYAWSPSGGTAATAATGLTAGTYTVTITDANACSITKSVTITAPTAITATTAQTNVSCNAGTNGTASVVATGGTAPYTYAWSPSGGTAATATGLTAGTYTVTITDANACSITKSVTITAPAAITATTSQTNVSCNAGTNGSASVVATGGTAPYTYAWSPTGGTAATATGLTAGTYTVTITDANACSITQTVTITEPTAIFINSQPGNSSTTYGGTTTFVIVAVNETSFQWQSSTDGGTTWTPIVNGGTNPTYSGATTATLTLTGVVTANNGTLYRVLLATGTCAANASGSASLTVTNSVVATDDDFTATQIYAGTGGVFGNVLTNDLYNNSPAVANQVTLSVTNDGGLTGVTLDANGNLAAPASATQGTYTITYTACDATTANNCDTATVTVTVLPTLGVPTFTDASISLYPNPAISKVYIKVANIALYNNMKVVVYDMNGRQLIVQTLNASENTIDIDRFASGTYLFTITSDTAKITKRVIKQ, encoded by the coding sequence GTGACCGATGCTAATAGTTGTACTACTACACGTAATTTTACCATTACGCAACCTTCGCTACTAACGACTACAGGATCACAAACCAATGTGTCTTGTAACGGTGGTAGCAATGGTTCAGCATCTGTAACTGTTTCCGGTGGAACATCCGGTTATACGTATTCATGGTCCCCTTCCGGAGGAACTGCAGCCACGGCTACAGGGCTTACTGCAGGAACCTATACTGTTACCATTACCGATGCAAGCGGATGTACTGCAACACAAAGTTATACCCTAACAGAACCTGCTGCTTTAACCGCTACAACATCTCAAACCAATGTAAGTTGTAATTCCGGATCAAATGGGTCAGCTTCTGTTGTCGTAACAGGTGGAACAGGTGACTATACTTATGTTTGGTCTCCTACAGGTGGAACAGCAGCAACTGCTGCAGGACTTGTTGCAGGAACTTATACTTTAACAATCACTGATGAGAATGCCTGTACAATTACCCAATCGGTAACTATCACAGAGCCTGCTGCTTTAACCGCTACAACAGCTCAAACCAATGTAAGTTGTAATTCTGGATCAAACGGAACAGCTTCTGTTGTCGTAACAGGTGGAACAGGTGACTATACTTATGTTTGGTCTCCTACAGGTGGAACAGCAGCAACTGCTGCAGGACTTACTGCAGGAACTTATACTGTAACAATCACTGATGCCAATGCCTGTACAATTACCCAATCGGTAGCTATCACAGAGCCTGCTGCTTTAACCGCTACAACAGCTCAAACCAATGTAAGTTGTAATTCCGGATCAAACGGAACAGCTTCTGTTGTCGTAACAGGTGGAACAGGTGACTATACTTATGTTTGGGCTCCTACGGGTGGAACAGCAGCTACTGCTACTGGACTTACTGCAGGAACTTACACTGTAACAATCACTGATGAGAATGCCTGTACAATTACCCAATCGGTAACTATCACAGAGCCTGCTGCTTTAACCGCTACAACAGCTCAAACCAATGTAAGTTGTAATTCTGGATCAAACGGAACAGCTTCCGCTGTCGTAACAGGTGGAACAGGTGACTATACTTATGTTTGGGCTCCTACGGGTGGAACAGCAGCTACTGCTACTGGACTTACTGCAGGAACTTACACTGTAACAATCACTGATGCCAATGCCTGTACAATTACCCAATCGGTAACTATAACAGAGCCTGCTGCTTTAACGGCTACAACAGCTCAAACCAATGTAAGTTGTAATTCTGGATCAAACGGATCAACTTCGGTTGTAGCAACGGGTGGAACAGGTGACTATACTTATGTTTGGTCTCCTACGGGTGGAACAGCAGCTACTGCTACTGGACTTACTGCAGGAACTTACACTGTAACAATCACTGATGAGAATGCTTGTACAGTTACCCAATCGGTAACCATTACAGAGCCTGCTGCTTTAACCGCTACAACAGCTCAAACCAATGTAAGTTGTAATTCTGGATCAAACGGATCAGCTTCGGTTGTCGTAACAGGTGGAACAGGTGACTATACTTATGTTTGGTCTCCTACGGGTGGAACAGCAGCTACTGCTACTGGACTTACTGCAGGAACTTACACTGTAACAATCACTGATGAGAATGCTTGTACAGTTACCCAATCAGTAACCATTACTGCACCAACAGCAATTACTGCTACAACGGCTCAAACTAATGTAAGCTGTAATGCCGGTACTAACGGATCAGCTTCTGTTGTAGCAACGGGTGGAACAGCTCCTTACACGTATGCCTGGTCTCCTACGGGTGGAACAGCCGCTACTGCTACTGGACTTACTGCTGGAACTTACACCGTAACAATCACTGATGAGAATGCTTGTACAGTTACCCAATCGGTAACCATTACTGCACCAACAGCAATTACTGCTACAACATCTCAGACTAATGTAAGCTGTAATGCCGGTACTAACGGATCAGCTTCTGTTGTAGCAACGGGTGGAACAACTCCTTACACGTATGCCTGGTCTCCTTCGGGTGGAACAGCCGCTACTGCTACTGGACTTACTGCTGGAACTTACACCGTAATAATCACTGATGCGAATGCGTGTTCGATTACCAAATCGGTAACCATTACTGCACCAACAGCAATTACTGCTACAACGGCTCAGACTAATGTAAGCTGTAATGCCGGTACTAACGGAACAGCTTCGGTTGTAGCAACGGGTGGTACAGCGCCTTATACGTATGCCTGGTCTCCTTCGGGTGGAACAGCTGCTACAGCTACAGGACTTACTGCTGGAACTTACACTGTAACAATAACTGATGCGAATGGGTGTTCAATTACCAAATCGGTAACCATTACAGCACCAGCGGCAATTACTGCTACAATATCTCAGACTAATGTAAGCTGTAATGCCGGTACTAACGGATCAGCTTCGGTTGTAGCAACAGGTGGGACAGCTCCTTACACGTATGCCTGGTCTCCTTCGGGTGGAACAGCGGCTACTGCTACTGGACTTACTGCTGGAACTTACACTGTAACAATCACTGATGCGAATGCTTGTTCAATTACCAAATCGGTAACCATTACAGCACCAACAGCAATTACTGCTACAACATCTCAGACTAATGTAAGCTGTAATGCCGGTACTAACGGATCAGCTTCGGTTGTAGCAACAGGTGGTACAGCTCCTTACACGTATGCCTGGTCTCCTTCGGGTGGAACAGCGGCTACCGCCGCTACAGGACTTACTGCTGGAACTTACACTGTAACAATCACTGATGCGAATGCTTGTTCAATTACCAAATCGGTAACCATTACTGCACCAACAGCAATTACTGCTACAACGGCTCAGACTAATGTAAGCTGTAATGCCGGTACTAACGGAACAGCTTCGGTTGTAGCAACGGGTGGTACAGCGCCTTATACGTATGCCTGGTCTCCTTCGGGTGGAACAGCTGCTACAGCTACAGGACTTACTGCTGGAACTTACACTGTAACAATCACTGATGCTAATGCTTGTTCAATTACCAAATCGGTAACAATTACAGCACCAGCAGCAATTACTGCTACAACATCTCAGACTAATGTAAGCTGTAATGCCGGTACTAACGGATCAGCTTCTGTTGTAGCAACGGGTGGAACAGCGCCTTATACGTATGCCTGGTCTCCTACGGGTGGAACAGCTGCTACAGCTACAGGACTTACTGCTGGAACTTACACGGTTACAATCACTGACGCTAATGCTTGTTCAATTACCCAAACGGTAACCATTACTGAACCAACGGCCATTTTTATCAATTCTCAACCTGGAAATAGCAGTACTACTTATGGTGGTACAACAACCTTTGTTATTGTTGCAGTTAATGAAACTAGCTTCCAATGGCAATCGAGTACTGACGGAGGAACAACATGGACCCCAATTGTAAACGGAGGAACTAATCCAACGTATTCCGGTGCTACTACAGCGACACTTACCTTAACAGGTGTTGTCACTGCCAACAACGGAACGCTGTACCGTGTTCTTTTAGCCACGGGTACTTGTGCTGCTAATGCTTCTGGATCAGCATCACTTACAGTAACCAATAGTGTAGTTGCTACTGATGATGATTTCACAGCGACTCAGATTTACGCAGGTACAGGTGGTGTATTTGGAAATGTATTAACCAATGATCTTTACAATAATAGCCCAGCTGTTGCAAATCAGGTTACACTTTCCGTTACTAATGATGGTGGCCTTACCGGAGTTACTCTTGATGCCAATGGCAATCTGGCTGCTCCGGCATCTGCAACACAAGGAACCTACACCATAACGTATACCGCTTGTGATGCAACAACTGCAAATAATTGTGATACAGCTACTGTAACGGTTACTGTATTGCCTACACTGGGTGTACCTACTTTTACAGATGCTTCTATCAGCCTCTATCCGAATCCTGCGATTTCAAAAGTGTATATTAAAGTGGCGAATATCGCGCTTTACAACAACATGAAAGTCGTAGTGTACGATATGAATGGAAGACAGCTTATCGTTCAGACATTAAATGCCAGCGAAAATACAATCGATATCGATCGATTCGCCAGCGGAACCTATCTGTTCACAATTACTTCAGACACTGCTAAAATCACTAAAAGAGTAATCAAGCAGTAA